In the genome of Myroides phaeus, one region contains:
- a CDS encoding alpha/beta fold hydrolase, with product MGLIKINYKNIDLAFIDKGKGSSLIFLHGFLENATMWNYYIESLSKKYRVISIDLLGHGKTDCIGYIHSMEDMADAVFAVISHLNLKKVTLIGHSMGGYVALAFGELYPDFVKKVILVASTTRADPSEKKKNRDRAIEIIKKNSDLFVKMAVGNQFQLHIRTSKVTEIEQHLNNALTTPVQGIVAALEGMKTRTDREVLLHFAPFKIQFILGDKDPVMVYDDTITQIDNKNDDLITLNGGHMLHIEAKEELLTALKTFLK from the coding sequence ATGGGATTAATCAAGATAAATTACAAAAACATTGACCTTGCGTTTATAGACAAAGGAAAAGGAAGCTCCTTAATATTCTTACATGGTTTTCTTGAAAACGCAACAATGTGGAACTATTACATAGAAAGTCTATCCAAAAAATATCGTGTAATTTCTATTGACTTATTAGGACATGGAAAAACAGACTGTATTGGATATATCCATAGCATGGAAGATATGGCAGATGCTGTTTTTGCAGTTATTTCTCATTTAAACCTAAAAAAAGTCACGCTTATTGGTCATTCTATGGGGGGATATGTAGCTTTAGCTTTTGGAGAGCTTTATCCCGATTTTGTAAAAAAAGTAATATTAGTTGCCTCAACAACAAGAGCAGATCCTTCTGAAAAAAAGAAAAATAGAGATAGAGCCATAGAGATAATAAAGAAAAATAGTGACCTCTTCGTCAAAATGGCTGTTGGAAATCAATTTCAACTCCATATTAGAACATCAAAAGTAACTGAAATTGAACAACATCTAAATAATGCTCTTACAACACCTGTACAAGGCATTGTAGCTGCTTTAGAAGGAATGAAAACGAGAACAGATCGCGAAGTCTTATTACATTTTGCTCCATTTAAAATACAATTTATACTTGGAGACAAAGATCCAGTTATGGTATACGATGACACCATCACTCAAATTGACAACAAAAACGATGATTTAATTACTCTAAATGGTGGACACATGTTACATATTGAAGCTAAAGAAGAATTATTGACCGCATTAAAAACATTTTTAAAATAG
- a CDS encoding ChaN family lipoprotein, whose product MRNIVVVLLLVCSFGFAQTGRPYQIYNQKGKKVSYDKMIKELAKEDVVLFGEYHNNSIGHWLQLQTTKSLGKIKGVVLGAEMFEADNQIGLDNYLQGFDNEEQFNKSVRLWNNYQTDYRPLVEYAKDNKLSFIATNVPRRFASMVYKKGVESLDTLSLQEKQWIAPLPFPYDNSLPGYQKMMTMFEDHADENMPKAQAIKDATMAHFIIQNARKGQLFLHFNGSYHSNNFEGIVWYLKKYNSTLKIATITMVEGDDGVQFTPDNLGLANFIIVVDANILKSF is encoded by the coding sequence ATGAGAAATATAGTTGTAGTTCTTTTGTTGGTATGTTCATTTGGGTTTGCACAAACAGGAAGGCCATATCAGATTTATAATCAAAAAGGGAAAAAGGTTAGTTATGATAAAATGATCAAGGAACTGGCGAAAGAAGATGTTGTATTATTCGGTGAGTATCATAATAATTCAATAGGACATTGGTTACAATTACAAACTACAAAATCATTAGGGAAGATAAAGGGTGTCGTGTTGGGAGCAGAAATGTTTGAAGCGGATAATCAAATCGGATTAGATAATTATTTGCAAGGTTTTGATAATGAAGAGCAATTTAATAAAAGTGTTAGGTTGTGGAATAACTATCAGACAGATTACAGACCTTTAGTTGAGTATGCTAAAGATAATAAGCTTAGTTTTATCGCAACTAATGTGCCGAGACGCTTTGCAAGTATGGTGTATAAGAAAGGTGTTGAGTCATTAGATACATTGAGTTTGCAAGAAAAACAATGGATTGCTCCATTGCCTTTTCCTTATGATAATAGTCTACCGGGTTATCAAAAGATGATGACAATGTTTGAAGATCACGCAGATGAGAATATGCCTAAAGCACAAGCTATAAAAGATGCTACAATGGCACATTTTATTATTCAAAATGCGAGAAAAGGACAATTGTTCTTACATTTTAACGGTTCATATCATAGTAATAACTTTGAAGGAATTGTTTGGTATTTGAAAAAGTACAATTCTACTCTCAAAATTGCTACAATTACTATGGTAGAAGGGGATGATGGGGTACAATTCACCCCAGATAATTTAGGTTTAGCTAACTTTATTATTGTTGTTGATGCGAACATTTTAAAATCTTTTTAG
- a CDS encoding succinate dehydrogenase cytochrome b subunit: MAKSALLKSSLAKKYWMALTGLFLCLFLVGHLVGNLQLIFGDASKFNEYALFMTTNPAVKVLSYVTYISILFHAIDGIVLTIQNKKARPIGYAKNNAAANSSFSSRNMAVLGTLLLVFIVTHMVNFWAKMHFSEMPLQTVEVTIEGQEPVLVYKTVQEQAIPVTAVEMGQLEVKGTQFFQANTDLKVADGYKDLHKITIEFFKDPSTGLISTILYVIAMIVLGFHLSHGFASAFQSLGVNNPKYNGLIKLGGYLFCYLVPALFAIIPLYIHFIK, translated from the coding sequence ATGGCAAAATCTGCACTTTTAAAGTCATCCTTAGCGAAGAAGTATTGGATGGCTCTTACAGGGTTATTTTTATGCTTGTTTTTGGTTGGTCACTTGGTGGGAAACCTTCAATTGATTTTTGGTGATGCTTCAAAATTCAATGAGTACGCATTATTCATGACAACTAATCCAGCAGTAAAAGTATTATCTTATGTTACGTATATTTCAATCTTGTTCCACGCGATTGATGGTATCGTTTTAACAATTCAAAACAAGAAGGCACGTCCAATCGGATATGCTAAAAACAATGCTGCTGCTAACAGCTCATTTTCTTCAAGAAACATGGCAGTTTTAGGTACTTTATTGTTAGTGTTCATCGTTACTCACATGGTTAATTTCTGGGCTAAAATGCATTTTTCTGAAATGCCTTTGCAAACAGTAGAAGTTACAATTGAGGGACAAGAACCAGTACTTGTTTACAAAACAGTACAAGAACAAGCAATTCCTGTTACAGCTGTTGAAATGGGACAGTTAGAAGTGAAGGGAACTCAGTTTTTCCAAGCGAATACAGACTTGAAAGTTGCTGACGGTTACAAAGATTTACACAAAATTACAATTGAGTTTTTTAAAGACCCAAGTACAGGACTAATCAGTACTATCTTGTATGTAATTGCAATGATTGTTCTTGGATTCCACTTATCTCACGGATTTGCAAGTGCATTCCAATCTTTAGGGGTAAACAATCCAAAGTATAACGGATTAATTAAATTAGGAGGATACTTATTCTGCTATTTAGTTCCAGCATTATTCGCTATTATTCCTTTATATATTCACTTTATTAAATAG